The following are encoded together in the Strix aluco isolate bStrAlu1 chromosome 13, bStrAlu1.hap1, whole genome shotgun sequence genome:
- the HNRNPH1 gene encoding heterogeneous nuclear ribonucleoprotein H isoform X8 has protein sequence MDPCHTEETEGEIPGLATTEAETEPSLTPNVMLNTESSEGYVVKVRGLPWSCSTEEVQRFFSDCKILNGALGIRFIYTREGRPSGEAFAELESEEDVKLALKKDRETMGHRYVEVFKSNNVEMDWVLKHTGPNSPDTANDGFVRLRGLPFGCSKEEIVQFFSGLEIVPNGITLPVDFQGRSTGEAFVQFASQEIAEKALKKHKERIGHRYIEIFKSSRAEVRTHYDPPRKLLAMQRPGPYDRPGLTRGYNSLGRGSSLERMRRGAYGGGYGGYDDYNGYNDGYGFGSDRFGRGMSDHRYGDGGSTFQSTTGHCVHMRGLPYRATENDIYNFFSPLNPVRVHIEIGPDGRVTGEADVEFATHEDAVAAMSKDKANMQHRYVELFLNSTAGGSGGAYGSQMMGAMVKESEGVVQDWNTSTLPGSQSSYGGPANQQLSGGYGGGYGGQSSMSGYDPGSQGAMNSSYYSSGNRASMGVNGMGGMSNMSNMSGGWGM, from the exons CAACCACAGAAGCCGAGACGGAGCCGAGCCTCACCCCCAATGTGATGCTCAACACGGAGAGCAGCGAGGGATATGTGGTGAAAGTCAGGGGGCTGCCTTGGTCCTGCTCCACCGAGGAGGTGCAGAGGTTTTTCTCTG ATTGCAAAATTCTAAATGGGGCTTTGGGTATCCGTTTCATCTACACCAGGGAGGGCAGACCAAGTGGAGAAGCATTTGCTGAACTTGAATCAGAGGAGGATGTGAAATTGGCActgaaaaaagacagagaaacaaTGGGACACAGATACGTTGAAG TTTTCAAGTCAAACAACGTTGAAATGGATTGGGTTCTGAAGCATACTGGTCCCAACAGCCCTGATACGGCTAATGATGGTTTTGTACGTCTTAGAGGACTCCCATTTGGCTGTAGTAAAGAAGAAATTGTACAGTTTTTTTCAG GGTTGGAAATCGTGCCAAATGGGATAACATTGCCGGTGGACTTCCAGGGGAGGAGTACGGGGGAGGCCTTCGTGCAGTTTGCTTCACAGGAAATAGCTGAAAAGGCTCTAAAGAAACACAAGGAAAGAATAGGGCACAG GTACATTGAGATCTTCAAGAGTAGTCGAGCGGAAGTGCGCACTCACTACGACCCTCCACGCAAGCTGTTGGCAATGCAGAGACCCGGTCCTTACGACAGACCTGGTCTTACGCGGGGATATAACAGTCTTGGTAGAGGAAGTAGCTTGGAAAGAATGAGGCGTGGAGCCTACGGAGGAG GTTATGGAGGTTATGATGACTACAATGGGTATAATGATGGCTATGGTTTTGGTTCTGATAGATTTGGAAGAG GAATGTCGGACCACAGATACGGCGACGGGGGATCCACCTTCCAGAGCACGACTGGCCACTGCGTCCACATGAGAGGTCTGCCTTACCGAGCTACGGAGAACGACATCTATAAT TTCTTCTCACCTCTGAACCCTGTAAGAGTACACATTGAAATTGGACCAGATGGCAGAGTAACTGGAGAGGCAGATGTTGAATTTGCTACTCATGAGGATGCAGTGGCTGCTATGTCCAAAGACAAAGCAAATATGC aacacaGATACGTAGAACTCTTCTTGAATTCTACAGCAGGAGGAAGTGGTGGTGCTTATGGCAGTCAGATGATGGGAGCAATGG TCAAGGAATCGGAAGGGGTAGTCCAAGATTGGAACACTAGCACATTGCCAG GAAGCCAATCCAGTTATGGTGGTCCAGCTAACCAGCAGCTGAGCGGGGGTTACGGAGGAGGATATGGAGGCCAAAGCAGCATGAGTGGCTATG ACCCCGGCAGCCAGGGCGCCATGAACAGCAGCTACTACAGCAGCGGGAACCGCGCGTCCATGGGAGTGAACGGCATGGGCGGCATGTCGAACATGTCCAACATGAGTGGTGGCTGGGGAATGTAA
- the HNRNPH1 gene encoding heterogeneous nuclear ribonucleoprotein H isoform X6, producing the protein MDPCHTEETEGEIPGLATTEAETEPSLTPNVMLNTESSEGYVVKVRGLPWSCSTEEVQRFFSDCKILNGALGIRFIYTREGRPSGEAFAELESEEDVKLALKKDRETMGHRYVEVFKSNNVEMDWVLKHTGPNSPDTANDGFVRLRGLPFGCSKEEIVQFFSGLEIVPNGITLPVDFQGRSTGEAFVQFASQEIAEKALKKHKERIGHRYIEIFKSSRAEVRTHYDPPRKLLAMQRPGPYDRPGLTRGYNSLGRGSSLERMRRGAYGGGYGGYDDYNGYNDGYGFGSDRFGREWTLFSAGMSDHRYGDGGSTFQSTTGHCVHMRGLPYRATENDIYNFFSPLNPVRVHIEIGPDGRVTGEADVEFATHEDAVAAMSKDKANMQHRYVELFLNSTAGGSGGAYGSQMMGAMVKESEGVVQDWNTSTLPGSQSSYGGPANQQLSGGYGGGYGGQSSMSGYDPGSQGAMNSSYYSSGNRASMGVNGMGGMSNMSNMSGGWGM; encoded by the exons CAACCACAGAAGCCGAGACGGAGCCGAGCCTCACCCCCAATGTGATGCTCAACACGGAGAGCAGCGAGGGATATGTGGTGAAAGTCAGGGGGCTGCCTTGGTCCTGCTCCACCGAGGAGGTGCAGAGGTTTTTCTCTG ATTGCAAAATTCTAAATGGGGCTTTGGGTATCCGTTTCATCTACACCAGGGAGGGCAGACCAAGTGGAGAAGCATTTGCTGAACTTGAATCAGAGGAGGATGTGAAATTGGCActgaaaaaagacagagaaacaaTGGGACACAGATACGTTGAAG TTTTCAAGTCAAACAACGTTGAAATGGATTGGGTTCTGAAGCATACTGGTCCCAACAGCCCTGATACGGCTAATGATGGTTTTGTACGTCTTAGAGGACTCCCATTTGGCTGTAGTAAAGAAGAAATTGTACAGTTTTTTTCAG GGTTGGAAATCGTGCCAAATGGGATAACATTGCCGGTGGACTTCCAGGGGAGGAGTACGGGGGAGGCCTTCGTGCAGTTTGCTTCACAGGAAATAGCTGAAAAGGCTCTAAAGAAACACAAGGAAAGAATAGGGCACAG GTACATTGAGATCTTCAAGAGTAGTCGAGCGGAAGTGCGCACTCACTACGACCCTCCACGCAAGCTGTTGGCAATGCAGAGACCCGGTCCTTACGACAGACCTGGTCTTACGCGGGGATATAACAGTCTTGGTAGAGGAAGTAGCTTGGAAAGAATGAGGCGTGGAGCCTACGGAGGAG GTTATGGAGGTTATGATGACTACAATGGGTATAATGATGGCTATGGTTTTGGTTCTGATAGATTTGGAAGAG AATGGACTCTTTTCTCTGCAGGAATGTCGGACCACAGATACGGCGACGGGGGATCCACCTTCCAGAGCACGACTGGCCACTGCGTCCACATGAGAGGTCTGCCTTACCGAGCTACGGAGAACGACATCTATAAT TTCTTCTCACCTCTGAACCCTGTAAGAGTACACATTGAAATTGGACCAGATGGCAGAGTAACTGGAGAGGCAGATGTTGAATTTGCTACTCATGAGGATGCAGTGGCTGCTATGTCCAAAGACAAAGCAAATATGC aacacaGATACGTAGAACTCTTCTTGAATTCTACAGCAGGAGGAAGTGGTGGTGCTTATGGCAGTCAGATGATGGGAGCAATGG TCAAGGAATCGGAAGGGGTAGTCCAAGATTGGAACACTAGCACATTGCCAG GAAGCCAATCCAGTTATGGTGGTCCAGCTAACCAGCAGCTGAGCGGGGGTTACGGAGGAGGATATGGAGGCCAAAGCAGCATGAGTGGCTATG ACCCCGGCAGCCAGGGCGCCATGAACAGCAGCTACTACAGCAGCGGGAACCGCGCGTCCATGGGAGTGAACGGCATGGGCGGCATGTCGAACATGTCCAACATGAGTGGTGGCTGGGGAATGTAA
- the HNRNPH1 gene encoding heterogeneous nuclear ribonucleoprotein H isoform X2, whose product MDPCHTEETEGEIPGLGFSDRSEQIVSRGVASAFEAATTEAETEPSLTPNVMLNTESSEGYVVKVRGLPWSCSTEEVQRFFSDCKILNGALGIRFIYTREGRPSGEAFAELESEEDVKLALKKDRETMGHRYVEVFKSNNVEMDWVLKHTGPNSPDTANDGFVRLRGLPFGCSKEEIVQFFSGLEIVPNGITLPVDFQGRSTGEAFVQFASQEIAEKALKKHKERIGHRYIEIFKSSRAEVRTHYDPPRKLLAMQRPGPYDRPGLTRGYNSLGRGSSLERMRRGAYGGGYGGYDDYNGYNDGYGFGSDRFGRGMSDHRYGDGGSTFQSTTGHCVHMRGLPYRATENDIYNFFSPLNPVRVHIEIGPDGRVTGEADVEFATHEDAVAAMSKDKANMQHRYVELFLNSTAGGSGGAYGSQMMGAMVKESEGVVQDWNTSTLPGSQSSYGGPANQQLSGGYGGGYGGQSSMSGYDPGSQGAMNSSYYSSGNRASMGVNGMGGMSNMSNMSGGWGM is encoded by the exons GCTTCAGTGACCGAAGCGAGCAGATTGTTTCACGTGGGGTAGCGTCAGCATTTGAAGCTG CAACCACAGAAGCCGAGACGGAGCCGAGCCTCACCCCCAATGTGATGCTCAACACGGAGAGCAGCGAGGGATATGTGGTGAAAGTCAGGGGGCTGCCTTGGTCCTGCTCCACCGAGGAGGTGCAGAGGTTTTTCTCTG ATTGCAAAATTCTAAATGGGGCTTTGGGTATCCGTTTCATCTACACCAGGGAGGGCAGACCAAGTGGAGAAGCATTTGCTGAACTTGAATCAGAGGAGGATGTGAAATTGGCActgaaaaaagacagagaaacaaTGGGACACAGATACGTTGAAG TTTTCAAGTCAAACAACGTTGAAATGGATTGGGTTCTGAAGCATACTGGTCCCAACAGCCCTGATACGGCTAATGATGGTTTTGTACGTCTTAGAGGACTCCCATTTGGCTGTAGTAAAGAAGAAATTGTACAGTTTTTTTCAG GGTTGGAAATCGTGCCAAATGGGATAACATTGCCGGTGGACTTCCAGGGGAGGAGTACGGGGGAGGCCTTCGTGCAGTTTGCTTCACAGGAAATAGCTGAAAAGGCTCTAAAGAAACACAAGGAAAGAATAGGGCACAG GTACATTGAGATCTTCAAGAGTAGTCGAGCGGAAGTGCGCACTCACTACGACCCTCCACGCAAGCTGTTGGCAATGCAGAGACCCGGTCCTTACGACAGACCTGGTCTTACGCGGGGATATAACAGTCTTGGTAGAGGAAGTAGCTTGGAAAGAATGAGGCGTGGAGCCTACGGAGGAG GTTATGGAGGTTATGATGACTACAATGGGTATAATGATGGCTATGGTTTTGGTTCTGATAGATTTGGAAGAG GAATGTCGGACCACAGATACGGCGACGGGGGATCCACCTTCCAGAGCACGACTGGCCACTGCGTCCACATGAGAGGTCTGCCTTACCGAGCTACGGAGAACGACATCTATAAT TTCTTCTCACCTCTGAACCCTGTAAGAGTACACATTGAAATTGGACCAGATGGCAGAGTAACTGGAGAGGCAGATGTTGAATTTGCTACTCATGAGGATGCAGTGGCTGCTATGTCCAAAGACAAAGCAAATATGC aacacaGATACGTAGAACTCTTCTTGAATTCTACAGCAGGAGGAAGTGGTGGTGCTTATGGCAGTCAGATGATGGGAGCAATGG TCAAGGAATCGGAAGGGGTAGTCCAAGATTGGAACACTAGCACATTGCCAG GAAGCCAATCCAGTTATGGTGGTCCAGCTAACCAGCAGCTGAGCGGGGGTTACGGAGGAGGATATGGAGGCCAAAGCAGCATGAGTGGCTATG ACCCCGGCAGCCAGGGCGCCATGAACAGCAGCTACTACAGCAGCGGGAACCGCGCGTCCATGGGAGTGAACGGCATGGGCGGCATGTCGAACATGTCCAACATGAGTGGTGGCTGGGGAATGTAA
- the HNRNPH1 gene encoding heterogeneous nuclear ribonucleoprotein H isoform X4, producing the protein MDPCHTEETEGEIPGLGFSDRSEQIVSRGVASAFEAATTEAETEPSLTPNVMLNTESSEGYVVKVRGLPWSCSTEEVQRFFSDCKILNGALGIRFIYTREGRPSGEAFAELESEEDVKLALKKDRETMGHRYVEVFKSNNVEMDWVLKHTGPNSPDTANDGFVRLRGLPFGCSKEEIVQFFSGLEIVPNGITLPVDFQGRSTGEAFVQFASQEIAEKALKKHKERIGHRYIEIFKSSRAEVRTHYDPPRKLLAMQRPGPYDRPGLTRGYNSLGRGSSLERMRRGAYGGGYGGYDDYNGYNDGYGFGSDRFGREWTLFSAGMSDHRYGDGGSTFQSTTGHCVHMRGLPYRATENDIYNFFSPLNPVRVHIEIGPDGRVTGEADVEFATHEDAVAAMSKDKANMQHRYVELFLNSTAGGSGGAYGSQMMGAMGSQSSYGGPANQQLSGGYGGGYGGQSSMSGYDPGSQGAMNSSYYSSGNRASMGVNGMGGMSNMSNMSGGWGM; encoded by the exons GCTTCAGTGACCGAAGCGAGCAGATTGTTTCACGTGGGGTAGCGTCAGCATTTGAAGCTG CAACCACAGAAGCCGAGACGGAGCCGAGCCTCACCCCCAATGTGATGCTCAACACGGAGAGCAGCGAGGGATATGTGGTGAAAGTCAGGGGGCTGCCTTGGTCCTGCTCCACCGAGGAGGTGCAGAGGTTTTTCTCTG ATTGCAAAATTCTAAATGGGGCTTTGGGTATCCGTTTCATCTACACCAGGGAGGGCAGACCAAGTGGAGAAGCATTTGCTGAACTTGAATCAGAGGAGGATGTGAAATTGGCActgaaaaaagacagagaaacaaTGGGACACAGATACGTTGAAG TTTTCAAGTCAAACAACGTTGAAATGGATTGGGTTCTGAAGCATACTGGTCCCAACAGCCCTGATACGGCTAATGATGGTTTTGTACGTCTTAGAGGACTCCCATTTGGCTGTAGTAAAGAAGAAATTGTACAGTTTTTTTCAG GGTTGGAAATCGTGCCAAATGGGATAACATTGCCGGTGGACTTCCAGGGGAGGAGTACGGGGGAGGCCTTCGTGCAGTTTGCTTCACAGGAAATAGCTGAAAAGGCTCTAAAGAAACACAAGGAAAGAATAGGGCACAG GTACATTGAGATCTTCAAGAGTAGTCGAGCGGAAGTGCGCACTCACTACGACCCTCCACGCAAGCTGTTGGCAATGCAGAGACCCGGTCCTTACGACAGACCTGGTCTTACGCGGGGATATAACAGTCTTGGTAGAGGAAGTAGCTTGGAAAGAATGAGGCGTGGAGCCTACGGAGGAG GTTATGGAGGTTATGATGACTACAATGGGTATAATGATGGCTATGGTTTTGGTTCTGATAGATTTGGAAGAG AATGGACTCTTTTCTCTGCAGGAATGTCGGACCACAGATACGGCGACGGGGGATCCACCTTCCAGAGCACGACTGGCCACTGCGTCCACATGAGAGGTCTGCCTTACCGAGCTACGGAGAACGACATCTATAAT TTCTTCTCACCTCTGAACCCTGTAAGAGTACACATTGAAATTGGACCAGATGGCAGAGTAACTGGAGAGGCAGATGTTGAATTTGCTACTCATGAGGATGCAGTGGCTGCTATGTCCAAAGACAAAGCAAATATGC aacacaGATACGTAGAACTCTTCTTGAATTCTACAGCAGGAGGAAGTGGTGGTGCTTATGGCAGTCAGATGATGGGAGCAATGG GAAGCCAATCCAGTTATGGTGGTCCAGCTAACCAGCAGCTGAGCGGGGGTTACGGAGGAGGATATGGAGGCCAAAGCAGCATGAGTGGCTATG ACCCCGGCAGCCAGGGCGCCATGAACAGCAGCTACTACAGCAGCGGGAACCGCGCGTCCATGGGAGTGAACGGCATGGGCGGCATGTCGAACATGTCCAACATGAGTGGTGGCTGGGGAATGTAA
- the HNRNPH1 gene encoding heterogeneous nuclear ribonucleoprotein H isoform X1, which yields MDPCHTEETEGEIPGLGFSDRSEQIVSRGVASAFEAATTEAETEPSLTPNVMLNTESSEGYVVKVRGLPWSCSTEEVQRFFSDCKILNGALGIRFIYTREGRPSGEAFAELESEEDVKLALKKDRETMGHRYVEVFKSNNVEMDWVLKHTGPNSPDTANDGFVRLRGLPFGCSKEEIVQFFSGLEIVPNGITLPVDFQGRSTGEAFVQFASQEIAEKALKKHKERIGHRYIEIFKSSRAEVRTHYDPPRKLLAMQRPGPYDRPGLTRGYNSLGRGSSLERMRRGAYGGGYGGYDDYNGYNDGYGFGSDRFGREWTLFSAGMSDHRYGDGGSTFQSTTGHCVHMRGLPYRATENDIYNFFSPLNPVRVHIEIGPDGRVTGEADVEFATHEDAVAAMSKDKANMQHRYVELFLNSTAGGSGGAYGSQMMGAMVKESEGVVQDWNTSTLPGSQSSYGGPANQQLSGGYGGGYGGQSSMSGYDPGSQGAMNSSYYSSGNRASMGVNGMGGMSNMSNMSGGWGM from the exons GCTTCAGTGACCGAAGCGAGCAGATTGTTTCACGTGGGGTAGCGTCAGCATTTGAAGCTG CAACCACAGAAGCCGAGACGGAGCCGAGCCTCACCCCCAATGTGATGCTCAACACGGAGAGCAGCGAGGGATATGTGGTGAAAGTCAGGGGGCTGCCTTGGTCCTGCTCCACCGAGGAGGTGCAGAGGTTTTTCTCTG ATTGCAAAATTCTAAATGGGGCTTTGGGTATCCGTTTCATCTACACCAGGGAGGGCAGACCAAGTGGAGAAGCATTTGCTGAACTTGAATCAGAGGAGGATGTGAAATTGGCActgaaaaaagacagagaaacaaTGGGACACAGATACGTTGAAG TTTTCAAGTCAAACAACGTTGAAATGGATTGGGTTCTGAAGCATACTGGTCCCAACAGCCCTGATACGGCTAATGATGGTTTTGTACGTCTTAGAGGACTCCCATTTGGCTGTAGTAAAGAAGAAATTGTACAGTTTTTTTCAG GGTTGGAAATCGTGCCAAATGGGATAACATTGCCGGTGGACTTCCAGGGGAGGAGTACGGGGGAGGCCTTCGTGCAGTTTGCTTCACAGGAAATAGCTGAAAAGGCTCTAAAGAAACACAAGGAAAGAATAGGGCACAG GTACATTGAGATCTTCAAGAGTAGTCGAGCGGAAGTGCGCACTCACTACGACCCTCCACGCAAGCTGTTGGCAATGCAGAGACCCGGTCCTTACGACAGACCTGGTCTTACGCGGGGATATAACAGTCTTGGTAGAGGAAGTAGCTTGGAAAGAATGAGGCGTGGAGCCTACGGAGGAG GTTATGGAGGTTATGATGACTACAATGGGTATAATGATGGCTATGGTTTTGGTTCTGATAGATTTGGAAGAG AATGGACTCTTTTCTCTGCAGGAATGTCGGACCACAGATACGGCGACGGGGGATCCACCTTCCAGAGCACGACTGGCCACTGCGTCCACATGAGAGGTCTGCCTTACCGAGCTACGGAGAACGACATCTATAAT TTCTTCTCACCTCTGAACCCTGTAAGAGTACACATTGAAATTGGACCAGATGGCAGAGTAACTGGAGAGGCAGATGTTGAATTTGCTACTCATGAGGATGCAGTGGCTGCTATGTCCAAAGACAAAGCAAATATGC aacacaGATACGTAGAACTCTTCTTGAATTCTACAGCAGGAGGAAGTGGTGGTGCTTATGGCAGTCAGATGATGGGAGCAATGG TCAAGGAATCGGAAGGGGTAGTCCAAGATTGGAACACTAGCACATTGCCAG GAAGCCAATCCAGTTATGGTGGTCCAGCTAACCAGCAGCTGAGCGGGGGTTACGGAGGAGGATATGGAGGCCAAAGCAGCATGAGTGGCTATG ACCCCGGCAGCCAGGGCGCCATGAACAGCAGCTACTACAGCAGCGGGAACCGCGCGTCCATGGGAGTGAACGGCATGGGCGGCATGTCGAACATGTCCAACATGAGTGGTGGCTGGGGAATGTAA
- the HNRNPH1 gene encoding heterogeneous nuclear ribonucleoprotein H isoform X11, whose amino-acid sequence MSTTEAETEPSLTPNVMLNTESSEGYVVKVRGLPWSCSTEEVQRFFSDCKILNGALGIRFIYTREGRPSGEAFAELESEEDVKLALKKDRETMGHRYVEVFKSNNVEMDWVLKHTGPNSPDTANDGFVRLRGLPFGCSKEEIVQFFSGLEIVPNGITLPVDFQGRSTGEAFVQFASQEIAEKALKKHKERIGHRYIEIFKSSRAEVRTHYDPPRKLLAMQRPGPYDRPGLTRGYNSLGRGSSLERMRRGAYGGGYGGYDDYNGYNDGYGFGSDRFGREWTLFSAGMSDHRYGDGGSTFQSTTGHCVHMRGLPYRATENDIYNFFSPLNPVRVHIEIGPDGRVTGEADVEFATHEDAVAAMSKDKANMQHRYVELFLNSTAGGSGGAYGSQMMGAMVKESEGVVQDWNTSTLPGSQSSYGGPANQQLSGGYGGGYGGQSSMSGYDPGSQGAMNSSYYSSGNRASMGVNGMGGMSNMSNMSGGWGM is encoded by the exons ATGT CAACCACAGAAGCCGAGACGGAGCCGAGCCTCACCCCCAATGTGATGCTCAACACGGAGAGCAGCGAGGGATATGTGGTGAAAGTCAGGGGGCTGCCTTGGTCCTGCTCCACCGAGGAGGTGCAGAGGTTTTTCTCTG ATTGCAAAATTCTAAATGGGGCTTTGGGTATCCGTTTCATCTACACCAGGGAGGGCAGACCAAGTGGAGAAGCATTTGCTGAACTTGAATCAGAGGAGGATGTGAAATTGGCActgaaaaaagacagagaaacaaTGGGACACAGATACGTTGAAG TTTTCAAGTCAAACAACGTTGAAATGGATTGGGTTCTGAAGCATACTGGTCCCAACAGCCCTGATACGGCTAATGATGGTTTTGTACGTCTTAGAGGACTCCCATTTGGCTGTAGTAAAGAAGAAATTGTACAGTTTTTTTCAG GGTTGGAAATCGTGCCAAATGGGATAACATTGCCGGTGGACTTCCAGGGGAGGAGTACGGGGGAGGCCTTCGTGCAGTTTGCTTCACAGGAAATAGCTGAAAAGGCTCTAAAGAAACACAAGGAAAGAATAGGGCACAG GTACATTGAGATCTTCAAGAGTAGTCGAGCGGAAGTGCGCACTCACTACGACCCTCCACGCAAGCTGTTGGCAATGCAGAGACCCGGTCCTTACGACAGACCTGGTCTTACGCGGGGATATAACAGTCTTGGTAGAGGAAGTAGCTTGGAAAGAATGAGGCGTGGAGCCTACGGAGGAG GTTATGGAGGTTATGATGACTACAATGGGTATAATGATGGCTATGGTTTTGGTTCTGATAGATTTGGAAGAG AATGGACTCTTTTCTCTGCAGGAATGTCGGACCACAGATACGGCGACGGGGGATCCACCTTCCAGAGCACGACTGGCCACTGCGTCCACATGAGAGGTCTGCCTTACCGAGCTACGGAGAACGACATCTATAAT TTCTTCTCACCTCTGAACCCTGTAAGAGTACACATTGAAATTGGACCAGATGGCAGAGTAACTGGAGAGGCAGATGTTGAATTTGCTACTCATGAGGATGCAGTGGCTGCTATGTCCAAAGACAAAGCAAATATGC aacacaGATACGTAGAACTCTTCTTGAATTCTACAGCAGGAGGAAGTGGTGGTGCTTATGGCAGTCAGATGATGGGAGCAATGG TCAAGGAATCGGAAGGGGTAGTCCAAGATTGGAACACTAGCACATTGCCAG GAAGCCAATCCAGTTATGGTGGTCCAGCTAACCAGCAGCTGAGCGGGGGTTACGGAGGAGGATATGGAGGCCAAAGCAGCATGAGTGGCTATG ACCCCGGCAGCCAGGGCGCCATGAACAGCAGCTACTACAGCAGCGGGAACCGCGCGTCCATGGGAGTGAACGGCATGGGCGGCATGTCGAACATGTCCAACATGAGTGGTGGCTGGGGAATGTAA
- the HNRNPH1 gene encoding heterogeneous nuclear ribonucleoprotein H isoform X10 has translation MDPCHTEETEGEIPGLGFSDRSEQIVSRGVASAFEAATTEAETEPSLTPNVMLNTESSEGYVVKVRGLPWSCSTEEVQRFFSDCKILNGALGIRFIYTREGRPSGEAFAELESEEDVKLALKKDRETMGHRYVEVFKSNNVEMDWVLKHTGPNSPDTANDGFVRLRGLPFGCSKEEIVQFFSGLEIVPNGITLPVDFQGRSTGEAFVQFASQEIAEKALKKHKERIGHRYIEIFKSSRAEVRTHYDPPRKLLAMQRPGPYDRPGLTRGYNSLGRGSSLERMRRGAYGGGYGGYDDYNGYNDGYGFGSDRFGREWTLFSAGMSDHRYGDGGSTFQSTTGHCVHMRGLPYRATENDIYNFFSPLNPVRVHIEIGPDGRVTGEADVEFATHEDAVAAMSKDKANMQHRYVELFLNSTAGGSGGAYGSQMMGAMGSQSSYGGPANQQLSGGYGGGYGGQSSMSGYVGGIYEVAQQGQALGEGCFESA, from the exons GCTTCAGTGACCGAAGCGAGCAGATTGTTTCACGTGGGGTAGCGTCAGCATTTGAAGCTG CAACCACAGAAGCCGAGACGGAGCCGAGCCTCACCCCCAATGTGATGCTCAACACGGAGAGCAGCGAGGGATATGTGGTGAAAGTCAGGGGGCTGCCTTGGTCCTGCTCCACCGAGGAGGTGCAGAGGTTTTTCTCTG ATTGCAAAATTCTAAATGGGGCTTTGGGTATCCGTTTCATCTACACCAGGGAGGGCAGACCAAGTGGAGAAGCATTTGCTGAACTTGAATCAGAGGAGGATGTGAAATTGGCActgaaaaaagacagagaaacaaTGGGACACAGATACGTTGAAG TTTTCAAGTCAAACAACGTTGAAATGGATTGGGTTCTGAAGCATACTGGTCCCAACAGCCCTGATACGGCTAATGATGGTTTTGTACGTCTTAGAGGACTCCCATTTGGCTGTAGTAAAGAAGAAATTGTACAGTTTTTTTCAG GGTTGGAAATCGTGCCAAATGGGATAACATTGCCGGTGGACTTCCAGGGGAGGAGTACGGGGGAGGCCTTCGTGCAGTTTGCTTCACAGGAAATAGCTGAAAAGGCTCTAAAGAAACACAAGGAAAGAATAGGGCACAG GTACATTGAGATCTTCAAGAGTAGTCGAGCGGAAGTGCGCACTCACTACGACCCTCCACGCAAGCTGTTGGCAATGCAGAGACCCGGTCCTTACGACAGACCTGGTCTTACGCGGGGATATAACAGTCTTGGTAGAGGAAGTAGCTTGGAAAGAATGAGGCGTGGAGCCTACGGAGGAG GTTATGGAGGTTATGATGACTACAATGGGTATAATGATGGCTATGGTTTTGGTTCTGATAGATTTGGAAGAG AATGGACTCTTTTCTCTGCAGGAATGTCGGACCACAGATACGGCGACGGGGGATCCACCTTCCAGAGCACGACTGGCCACTGCGTCCACATGAGAGGTCTGCCTTACCGAGCTACGGAGAACGACATCTATAAT TTCTTCTCACCTCTGAACCCTGTAAGAGTACACATTGAAATTGGACCAGATGGCAGAGTAACTGGAGAGGCAGATGTTGAATTTGCTACTCATGAGGATGCAGTGGCTGCTATGTCCAAAGACAAAGCAAATATGC aacacaGATACGTAGAACTCTTCTTGAATTCTACAGCAGGAGGAAGTGGTGGTGCTTATGGCAGTCAGATGATGGGAGCAATGG GAAGCCAATCCAGTTATGGTGGTCCAGCTAACCAGCAGCTGAGCGGGGGTTACGGAGGAGGATATGGAGGCCAAAGCAGCATGAGTGGCTATG TAGGCGGTATTTACGAGGTGGCCCAGCAAGGACAGGCGTTGGGGGAAGGATGCTTCGAATCGGCCTGA